A single region of the Limibacillus sp. genome encodes:
- a CDS encoding alpha/beta fold hydrolase, giving the protein MIDQESSMPQKPTAKPSQGGSPSKPRRKRQKREHSEHGTEAFRPDAVQPLSYSEDPEALSIDRLVRAGMARATAGISPVSVALAWLDWASNFALSPGKQADLMRHAAQEASQFTQELLRQASGGSFEAPIHPQIGDKRFSSEAWRKPPFNLYQQAFLQGQRWWHNVFTGVAGVSKHHEQIVSFIARQMLDVLSPSNFLATNPELMEATQREGGANLVRGLENWWRDAQANMMDPEGRKQLDYLPGRDVALTPGRVIYRNRLIELIQYEPQSEQVYAEPVLIVPAWIMKYYILDLSPDNSLIGYLVRQGHTVFAISWRNPDANDSDLGMEDYRKLGPMAALDAIAKVLPGRKVHALGYCLGGTLMAIAAAAMGRDGDDRLQSLTLLAAQVDFSDAGELMLFIDPSEIAYLEDMMWSQGYLDTKQMAGAFTMLRSNDLFWSRLLHEYFFGQRTDQNDLMSWNADATRMPYRMHSEYLRNLFLENRLSEGNLQVDGSAVALTDIQVPILAVGTVKDHVAPWRSVYKIHLFTDTPVTFLLTSGGHNAGIVTPPGHPRRIYQITHVRDHERFMDPERWREITPVHKGSWWPDFESWLSGHSGPLVDPPAMGCPEQGFAPLEAAPGLYVMER; this is encoded by the coding sequence GTGATTGACCAGGAATCTTCGATGCCACAGAAACCGACTGCGAAGCCGTCGCAAGGCGGATCGCCCAGCAAGCCGCGACGCAAACGCCAGAAGCGCGAGCATTCTGAGCACGGAACGGAGGCGTTCCGTCCGGATGCCGTCCAACCGCTTTCCTATTCCGAGGACCCGGAGGCCCTGAGCATCGACCGGCTCGTGCGCGCCGGGATGGCCCGTGCGACCGCGGGGATATCTCCGGTGTCCGTTGCATTGGCCTGGTTGGATTGGGCCAGCAACTTCGCATTGTCGCCTGGCAAGCAGGCCGACTTGATGCGGCATGCTGCGCAGGAAGCCTCGCAGTTCACCCAAGAACTGCTGCGTCAGGCCTCCGGAGGGTCGTTTGAAGCGCCCATTCACCCACAGATCGGGGACAAGAGGTTCTCGTCCGAAGCGTGGCGAAAGCCGCCCTTCAACCTCTACCAACAGGCTTTCCTGCAAGGCCAGCGCTGGTGGCACAACGTCTTTACCGGCGTGGCCGGGGTGTCGAAACACCACGAGCAGATCGTGTCCTTCATCGCCCGGCAAATGCTCGACGTCCTATCCCCCAGCAACTTCCTCGCCACGAACCCCGAACTCATGGAGGCAACGCAGCGGGAAGGCGGCGCCAATCTGGTCCGCGGCCTTGAGAACTGGTGGAGGGACGCCCAGGCGAATATGATGGACCCCGAAGGGCGCAAGCAACTGGACTACCTCCCCGGGCGGGACGTAGCGCTGACGCCGGGAAGGGTTATTTACCGCAACCGGCTGATCGAGCTCATCCAATATGAACCGCAGAGCGAGCAGGTCTACGCCGAGCCGGTCCTGATCGTCCCCGCCTGGATCATGAAGTACTACATCCTGGATCTCTCGCCCGACAACTCGCTGATCGGATATCTCGTCCGGCAGGGGCATACGGTCTTTGCTATCTCGTGGCGCAATCCGGATGCAAACGACAGCGATCTGGGCATGGAGGACTATCGCAAGCTTGGCCCGATGGCGGCGCTGGACGCGATTGCCAAGGTCCTTCCGGGACGCAAGGTACATGCGCTCGGCTATTGTCTCGGCGGCACGCTGATGGCGATAGCGGCGGCTGCGATGGGGCGCGACGGCGACGATCGTCTGCAGAGCCTCACGCTTCTGGCGGCCCAAGTGGATTTCTCCGACGCTGGCGAACTGATGCTCTTCATCGACCCGAGCGAGATCGCCTACCTCGAAGACATGATGTGGAGCCAGGGCTATCTGGACACCAAGCAGATGGCCGGAGCCTTTACGATGCTGCGGTCGAACGATCTCTTCTGGTCGCGTCTGCTGCACGAGTACTTCTTCGGGCAGCGGACCGACCAAAACGATCTGATGTCGTGGAACGCCGACGCCACGCGCATGCCCTACCGCATGCACAGTGAATACCTGCGCAACCTGTTCCTGGAGAACCGGCTGTCCGAGGGGAACCTTCAGGTCGATGGCTCGGCGGTGGCGCTCACGGACATCCAAGTGCCGATTCTCGCAGTCGGCACGGTCAAGGACCATGTGGCCCCCTGGCGCTCGGTCTACAAAATCCACCTTTTCACGGATACGCCCGTGACCTTCCTCCTGACGTCGGGCGGGCACAACGCCGGGATCGTTACGCCCCCCGGTCATCCGCGCCGCATATACCAGATCACCCATGTCCGCGACCATGAACGCTTTATGGACCCGGAGCGCTGGCGGGAGATCACGCCTGTTCACAAGGGGTCCTGGTGGCCCGACTTCGAATCATGGCTCTCGGGGCATTCCGGACCCCTGGTGGACCCCCCGGCTATGGGATGCCCGGAACAGGGGTTTGCCCCCCTTGAAGCCGCACCTGGCCTCTATGTAATGGAGCGGTGA
- a CDS encoding STAS/SEC14 domain-containing protein, translated as MIDYKLHRETGILVVHPSGALEAADFEKLSADVDAYIEAENGLKGLIIVAGSFPGWKDIKGLMAHFHFIHDHHRKIAKVAFVSDSTLVKTLPEIARHFVSAEVKHFDAGEEAAAMSWIQNQE; from the coding sequence ATGATCGACTACAAGCTTCACCGTGAAACCGGCATCCTCGTGGTGCATCCCAGCGGAGCATTGGAAGCGGCCGATTTTGAGAAGCTATCCGCCGACGTCGACGCCTACATCGAAGCGGAAAACGGCCTGAAGGGTTTGATTATAGTCGCCGGGAGCTTCCCCGGCTGGAAGGACATCAAAGGCCTGATGGCGCATTTTCATTTCATACACGACCACCATAGGAAGATCGCCAAGGTTGCCTTCGTCAGCGATTCGACGCTGGTGAAGACGCTTCCCGAGATCGCCCGCCATTTCGTGAGCGCGGAGGTCAAGCACTTCGATGCCGGCGAGGAGGCTGCCGCAATGAGCTGGATACAGAACCAGGAGTGA
- a CDS encoding thymidine phosphorylase family protein gives MLKLKKIAIDTDPENVALLYRNCQHYRPEEFQALKKIKVMSDGHELLANLVIADDPALVGPDELGLGEQAFRRLGLAEGTRVHLAQAPRPGSLEAVRAKINGETLSATEIKEIIADITAHRYSPMEIAAYLISSASFMTTQETLDLTQAMASVGNKLTWESPIVVDKHCIGGIPGNRTSMIVVPIVAAHGLLVPKTSSRAITSPAGTADTMEVLARVNLSTPEMRSVVEHEKGCLVWGGHVNLSPADDILISVERPLRIDSPEQMVASILSKKLAAGSTHLVIDMPIGPTAKVREHLQAVRLRKLFEYIGDKIGLFIEIVFTDGSQPVGLGVGPVLEARDVMAVLRNEPHAPADLRERAILLAGHMLDFDPELRGGGGHLLAAELLESGRALAAMERIIEAQGAAQSSYRLGELVDEVTSPRDGVVSAIDCHLISQIARLAGAPMDKGAGIDLLKKVGDKVREGEPLYRIHACVTADFNFAKELARADSGYSILQADFLPERRSRRRH, from the coding sequence ATGCTCAAGCTGAAGAAGATCGCCATCGATACGGACCCGGAGAACGTCGCGCTGCTGTATCGCAACTGCCAGCACTACCGGCCGGAGGAATTTCAAGCGCTGAAGAAGATCAAGGTTATGAGCGATGGCCATGAACTGCTGGCCAACCTCGTGATCGCCGACGACCCCGCGCTGGTCGGACCCGACGAACTCGGCCTGGGCGAGCAGGCTTTCCGTCGACTGGGGCTCGCCGAAGGCACGCGGGTGCACCTGGCTCAGGCGCCGCGGCCTGGCAGCCTCGAAGCGGTCCGGGCCAAGATCAATGGGGAGACGCTAAGCGCCACGGAGATCAAGGAAATCATCGCGGACATAACCGCCCATCGCTATTCCCCCATGGAAATCGCCGCCTACTTGATTTCCTCGGCCAGCTTCATGACGACCCAGGAAACGCTTGATCTGACCCAGGCCATGGCCAGCGTCGGCAACAAGCTGACGTGGGAGTCACCGATCGTGGTCGACAAGCACTGCATCGGCGGCATCCCGGGAAATCGCACCTCGATGATCGTCGTGCCGATCGTGGCCGCGCACGGTCTGCTTGTGCCCAAGACCTCCTCGCGCGCCATCACCTCGCCAGCGGGGACCGCGGACACCATGGAGGTGCTTGCCCGCGTCAACCTGTCGACGCCGGAAATGCGGTCGGTGGTGGAGCACGAGAAGGGATGTCTGGTTTGGGGCGGTCATGTGAACCTGTCGCCCGCAGACGACATCTTGATCTCGGTGGAGCGTCCCTTGCGCATCGATTCGCCCGAACAGATGGTCGCCTCGATCCTCTCCAAGAAGCTCGCGGCCGGCTCCACCCACCTGGTGATCGACATGCCCATAGGCCCTACCGCTAAGGTCCGGGAGCACCTGCAGGCGGTGCGTCTGCGTAAGCTGTTCGAATACATCGGCGACAAGATCGGATTGTTCATCGAGATCGTCTTCACCGATGGCTCCCAGCCGGTCGGCCTCGGCGTGGGGCCGGTGCTCGAAGCGCGCGACGTCATGGCGGTTCTGCGGAACGAGCCGCACGCGCCCGCCGACCTGCGCGAGAGGGCTATACTGCTGGCCGGACACATGCTGGATTTCGATCCCGAGCTGCGCGGCGGCGGCGGTCATCTGCTTGCTGCCGAGCTCCTGGAATCGGGCCGAGCACTGGCGGCCATGGAACGGATCATCGAGGCGCAAGGCGCAGCGCAAAGCAGTTACCGGCTGGGCGAACTCGTCGACGAGGTGACGTCGCCAAGGGACGGCGTTGTAAGTGCCATAGACTGCCACCTGATCAGCCAGATCGCCCGTCTGGCGGGCGCGCCCATGGACAAGGGCGCCGGCATCGACCTGCTGAAGAAGGTCGGAGACAAAGTGCGCGAAGGTGAACCGCTCTACCGCATACACGCTTGCGTCACTGCCGACTTCAACTTCGCCAAGGAGCTTGCCAGGGCCGATTCGGGCTACAGCATCCTGCAAGCCGATTTCCTGCCCGAAAGGCGGTCCAGGAGGCGACATTGA
- a CDS encoding ribose-phosphate diphosphokinase — protein sequence MKQVAAAIHHPEEQAIQARALAELLDLPTTPIDRHGFPDGESLIRVRLAAGTAVVLWSLDRPNGKLVELMLTADALRRAGAARLILVAPYLCYMRQDAVFQEGEAVSQQAVGRFLAQLFDSVITVDPHLHRTKHLSDVFPGSEAVALSSCPLLARHLADAGGPPDRILVGPDGESRQWVEAIAAPLGLPVLVGEKQRLGDRDVRVTIPGIERAAGKPAVLVDDVVSTGRTLIEAASLLKAAGASSVSALAVHLLDPDVGEALRAAGVDRVTTTDSLDWREGAIPLAPLLAPAVGKAIG from the coding sequence TTGAAGCAGGTCGCGGCCGCCATCCATCACCCGGAAGAGCAGGCAATTCAGGCGCGCGCTCTGGCCGAACTGCTGGACCTGCCTACAACGCCGATCGACCGTCATGGCTTTCCCGACGGTGAGTCCCTGATACGCGTGAGGCTAGCCGCAGGGACCGCCGTGGTCCTCTGGTCCTTGGACCGGCCCAACGGAAAACTCGTCGAACTGATGCTGACGGCGGACGCCCTCCGGCGCGCCGGAGCCGCGCGTCTGATTCTGGTCGCCCCCTACCTCTGCTACATGCGGCAGGACGCCGTCTTTCAGGAGGGCGAGGCGGTCAGTCAGCAAGCGGTGGGGCGCTTCCTGGCCCAACTTTTCGACAGCGTGATCACGGTGGATCCGCATCTTCACAGGACCAAGCACCTATCGGATGTCTTCCCCGGGTCTGAGGCGGTCGCGCTATCGTCCTGCCCGCTGCTCGCCCGCCATCTGGCCGATGCCGGAGGCCCGCCCGACAGGATACTGGTCGGACCGGATGGCGAATCGCGCCAGTGGGTCGAGGCTATCGCCGCCCCGCTGGGCTTGCCTGTCCTGGTCGGTGAGAAGCAGCGGCTGGGAGATCGCGACGTCCGTGTGACCATACCCGGCATCGAAAGGGCCGCGGGCAAGCCGGCGGTCCTCGTCGACGACGTGGTTTCGACAGGCAGAACCCTGATTGAAGCAGCCAGCCTGCTGAAGGCCGCGGGGGCATCGTCGGTAAGCGCCCTGGCCGTTCACCTGCTCGATCCTGATGTGGGCGAGGCCTTGCGGGCAGCGGGCGTCGACAGGGTGACCACGACGGATTCCCTAGACTGGCGGGAAGGGGCGATCCCGCTCGCCCCTCTGCTGGCGCCGGCCGTCGGCAAGGCGATTGGATGA
- a CDS encoding F0F1 ATP synthase subunit gamma: MEPLARLQAHIGNLKDLREVIGALRGLAATHVQEGQAALPGIRSYVATVEDAIAEAAALGPASGREQVDPNGPGKGALLLISSEHGFVGGFNERLLERASDALSPDKALFVVGTRGATLASERGLEVQQSFEMATRVAGVLAMSRQVATALSGFEAAEVIFARYRLGGGFDVSQQTILPLDPSLMSGSRLRSPPLHHLDRLLLLRRLAEEYLLAEITRCMVENMTSENGARLRATETADRNIEDRLRQLKTNEQALRQASVTDELLELVTAAESLQSPE; encoded by the coding sequence ATGGAACCCCTGGCTCGCTTGCAGGCGCACATCGGAAATTTGAAGGATCTGCGCGAAGTCATCGGCGCGCTCCGCGGGCTTGCCGCCACCCATGTTCAGGAAGGCCAGGCGGCCCTGCCCGGCATCCGCTCCTATGTCGCCACGGTGGAAGACGCCATTGCAGAGGCTGCCGCGCTTGGTCCGGCATCCGGGCGGGAGCAGGTCGATCCAAACGGGCCGGGCAAGGGGGCGCTGCTGCTCATATCCTCCGAACATGGTTTCGTCGGAGGCTTCAACGAGAGGCTCCTTGAGCGTGCCAGCGACGCCCTCTCTCCCGACAAGGCCTTGTTCGTCGTCGGCACCCGCGGCGCAACGCTCGCGTCGGAGCGGGGGCTCGAAGTCCAACAGAGCTTCGAGATGGCTACACGCGTGGCCGGCGTGCTCGCCATGTCTCGTCAGGTGGCGACGGCGCTCTCCGGATTCGAGGCAGCCGAAGTCATCTTCGCGCGCTACCGGCTTGGCGGCGGCTTCGATGTTTCACAGCAGACGATACTGCCTCTCGATCCCTCCCTGATGAGCGGGTCGCGCCTGCGGAGCCCGCCGCTCCATCACCTGGACCGGCTGCTGCTTCTGCGGCGCTTGGCGGAGGAATATCTGCTCGCCGAGATCACGCGCTGCATGGTCGAGAACATGACAAGCGAGAACGGCGCGCGTCTCCGCGCAACCGAAACCGCAGACCGGAATATTGAGGATCGCCTGCGTCAGCTAAAGACAAATGAGCAGGCTTTGAGGCAGGCAAGCGTCACCGACGAGTTGCTGGAGTTGGTGACGGCCGCCGAAAGCTTGCAGTCGCCCGAATAG
- a CDS encoding F0F1 ATP synthase subunit alpha, which produces MPTTPLLNEMTAWLSRAGAQARARALEPRFEHVGIVEHVGDGVAEVSGLPWTRMNEILQFDSGGRAMALRVEEERVGCILLGGTGGVEAGTRVRGTGEIIRVPVGEALLSRVVDSLGAPLDEGPAIDAKRFDPIDRPAPDIVDRALVTRPLMTGLTVVDAMVPLGRGQRELIIGDRKTGKTAIAVDTMINQRESDVICVYAAIGQKASTVNQVVESVRKYGAIDRTIFVVGEASASPGAQWVTPYAACTMAEYFRDRGQDVLLILDDLTKHAMVYRTLSLLLRRPPGREAYPGDVFYIHSRLLERAANLAGEPGGSLTALPIAETQAGNLTAYIPTNLISITDGQIYLDSKLFYEGQKPAVNVGMSVSRVGGQTQAPAIRALANSLRLEYAQFLELEVFTRFGSMADERAKKEIEHGRRIRAILSQSAFHPLSLAAQSALLLALDARKLDAVALEELPRVKEKIAQRIAEDCPQSAARVEATGELSGEDRANFLAAIDAVLGIEGDTGGATAHEV; this is translated from the coding sequence GTGCCAACGACCCCGCTTCTCAATGAGATGACGGCCTGGCTCTCCCGCGCCGGCGCCCAAGCGCGGGCCCGGGCTCTCGAGCCGCGCTTTGAGCATGTCGGTATCGTCGAACATGTCGGTGACGGTGTCGCCGAGGTGTCGGGCCTGCCCTGGACCCGGATGAATGAAATCCTGCAATTCGACAGCGGTGGCCGGGCCATGGCCTTGCGCGTCGAGGAGGAACGGGTGGGCTGTATCCTGCTGGGTGGGACAGGCGGCGTGGAGGCCGGGACCAGGGTCCGGGGCACTGGCGAGATCATCAGGGTGCCGGTGGGTGAGGCCCTGCTCAGCCGGGTGGTGGACTCCCTGGGCGCTCCGCTCGACGAAGGTCCTGCGATAGACGCAAAGCGTTTCGATCCCATCGACCGGCCTGCGCCCGACATTGTCGATCGCGCTCTGGTCACCCGCCCGCTCATGACCGGCCTGACGGTCGTGGACGCGATGGTGCCCCTGGGCCGCGGACAGCGCGAACTGATAATCGGTGACCGGAAAACCGGCAAGACGGCGATTGCCGTGGACACCATGATCAACCAGCGTGAGTCCGATGTCATTTGCGTCTATGCGGCAATCGGGCAGAAGGCGTCGACCGTCAATCAGGTTGTCGAGTCCGTTCGGAAGTACGGCGCCATCGACAGAACGATCTTCGTGGTGGGCGAGGCGAGCGCCTCGCCGGGCGCTCAGTGGGTGACACCCTACGCGGCCTGTACCATGGCGGAATACTTCAGGGACCGCGGACAGGATGTGCTCTTGATCCTGGACGACCTGACGAAGCATGCCATGGTCTACCGCACGCTCTCCCTCCTGCTGCGGCGTCCGCCGGGCCGCGAAGCCTATCCGGGCGACGTGTTCTATATCCACTCGCGCCTGCTGGAGCGGGCGGCGAACCTTGCGGGAGAGCCCGGCGGCTCGCTGACGGCCCTGCCCATCGCCGAAACCCAGGCGGGCAATCTGACCGCTTACATTCCGACCAACCTGATCTCGATCACCGATGGCCAGATCTATCTAGACTCCAAGCTATTCTATGAGGGCCAGAAGCCGGCGGTGAACGTTGGGATGAGCGTCTCGCGCGTGGGCGGGCAGACGCAAGCCCCGGCCATACGCGCGCTCGCCAACAGCCTGCGGCTCGAATACGCCCAGTTCTTGGAACTCGAGGTCTTCACGCGCTTCGGTTCCATGGCCGACGAGCGCGCGAAGAAGGAGATCGAGCACGGGCGACGCATTCGCGCAATCCTGTCTCAGTCGGCCTTTCACCCCTTGAGTCTGGCCGCGCAGTCGGCGCTGTTGCTCGCGCTGGATGCGCGCAAGCTGGATGCAGTCGCTTTGGAGGAATTGCCGCGCGTTAAGGAGAAAATCGCCCAGCGGATCGCTGAGGATTGCCCGCAATCGGCGGCTCGTGTGGAGGCGACAGGCGAGTTGTCCGGGGAAGACCGTGCAAACTTCCTAGCGGCGATAGACGCGGTCTTGGGCATCGAAGGCGATACCGGCGGCGCCACGGCGCACGAGGTCTGA